The Bos taurus isolate L1 Dominette 01449 registration number 42190680 breed Hereford chromosome 13, ARS-UCD2.0, whole genome shotgun sequence genome contains a region encoding:
- the NPBWR2 gene encoding neuropeptides B/W receptor type 2, producing MMEATGLEGLESTSSPCPGSTGTGLSWDNGTRHNATFPEPLPALYVLLPVVYSVICAVGLVGNAAVICVILRAPKMKTVTHVFILNLAIADGLFTLVLPTNIAEHLLQRWPFGEVLCKLVLAIDHCNIFSSVYFLAAMSIDRYLVVLATARSRRMPRRTVHRAKVASLCVWLGVTVAVLPFLTFAGVYNNELQVTSCGLSFPRPERAWFQASRIYTLVLGFVVPMCTLCVLYADLLRRLRALRLHSGAKALGKAKRKVSLLVLAVLAVGLLCWTPFHLASIVALTTDLPQTPLVIIVSYVVTSLSYTSSCLNPFLYAFLDHSFRKSLRTACRCQGA from the coding sequence ATGATGGAGGCCACTGGGCTGGAAGGCCTGGAAAGCACAAGCTCCCCCTGCCCAGGTAGCACAGGCACCGGCCTCTCATGGGACAATGGCACCAGACACAATGCCACCTTCCCCGAGCCGCTGCCTGCCCTCTACGTGCTGCTGCCGGTGGTATACTCTGTCATCTGTGCCGTGGGGCTGGTGGGCAACGCAGCCGTCATCTGTGTGATCCTGAGGGCTCCCAAGATGAAGACAGTGACCCACGTGTTCATCCTGAACCTGGCCATCGCCGACGGGCTCTTCACGCTGGTGCTGCCCACCAATATTGCTGAGCACCTGCTGCAGCGCTGGCCCTTTGGGGAGGTGCTCTGCAAGCTGGTGCTGGCCATTGACCACTGCAACATCTTCTCCAGTGTCTACTTCCTGGCCGCCATGAGTATAGACCGCTACCTGGTGGTTCTGGCCACGGCACGCTCCCGCCGCATGCCCCGGCGCACCGTCCACAGGGCGAAGGTCGCCAGCCTGTGCGTCTGGCTGGGTGTCACAGTCGCAGTGCTGCCCTTCCTTACCTTCGCAGGCGTGTACAACAATGAGCTGCAGGTCACAAGTTGTGGGCTGAGTTTCCCGCGGCCCGAGAGGGCCTGGTTCCAGGCAAGCCGCATCTACACGCTGGTGCTGGGCTTCGTGGTGCCCATGTGCACCCTCTGCGTGCTCTACGCAGACCTGCTGCGGAGGCTAAGGGCCCTGCGGCTCCACTCCGGAGCCAAGGCTCTGGGCAAGGCCAAGCGGAAGGTTAGCCTCCTGGTCCTGGCCGTGCTGGCCGTGGGCCTGCTCTGCTGGACGCCCTTCCACCTGGCCTCAATTGTGGCCCTGACCACAGACCTGCCCCAGACACCGCTGGTCATCATCGTCTCCTATGTGGTCACCAGCCTCAGCTACACCAGCTCCTGCCTCAACCCCTTCCTCTATGCCTTCCTGGATCACAGCTTCCGGAAGAGCCTCCGCACCGCATGTCGGTGCCAGGGGGCATAA